The genomic stretch TTACAGCTATGAACCGCTGGCTGGCTCGTCACTGTAGGGAGCAGGGATACAGGTTCGTGGATAACTGGCCCTCTTTCTGGGGTCGCCCCCACCTGCTGAGAGCAGACGGCCTTCATCCTACTGGAGTCGGCGCTGCTGTTTTGTCTAGCAATATAGACAGGTGTTTGAAGCAGGTTTGACACAAGGGATATAACACTCAGCAGGTCGCAGGTCTCTAGAGAGCCTGTTAGTGTTATTGTTAGTGCTGGTATGGAGTCCACTAGCCTAGTTAACATGGTTGGTCAGGGACATAGCACAGAGTACCAGACTGATAGCTTAGTTCATAACAttgagactgtcaccttccctcGCCACTTTTCCATTGAATCATCttctaaatgtgtaaatcataaTCTAATCTtgatctccacctctgacagtggggaaatgtctcagcaagcaccttacacagtcttacataataaaatacCAAAGCTAATCACTACTGCATCCCGTCATCCCTTCCTGCACAGGCAGCCAAAACCTACTACTACTAAAAGGTACCTTGTTCCAATTCCTAAATTATCTACCATAAGCTCCACCAAATGGCCGGTCACTGGAAACTGCTCCAATGAGCTTAAAAACCTCAAATTTGGTTTTATCAATATTAGATCACTGTCAACCAAAGCCTTACTGATTAATAATTTGATCACTGAGCATAAGCTGGACATGATTGGTttatgtgaaacatggctgaaacctaatacctttctgccattaaatgaagcctctcctcctgactataactacgcccatgttgctcgggcctctaaacaggggggaggtgttgctctaatctacaaatctattctcagcctaagctccaaccaggatattaaatttacttcattttaggctctggttttaaaaccatcctcatcaaatagtaacagccttgtccagggaacaggctttcacctggttgtactgtacagacctcCAGGGCCTTACTCCAGTTCCTAGAAGAATAAAATCCTAATCATTGGGGATTTCAATATTCACTTAAATAAGCCCTCTGACCCTCTAGGGAAAGCTTTTttgagacttcttgatatttccaactttattcagcttgtccatGAACCCACTCACTCCAGCGgaaacactctggatttgataatttcccatggaatagatgtgtcagccctgaacGTCGCTTCTGTCGCCTCTGCTGTGTCGgaccactttctcattacatttgaagaTATTAGCCTGTCCCTATGTCCATGACACAAATGTTGTTACTTCTCGTCATATCAGCCCGGCAACCACAGCGACGCTCAGTGATAAAGTGCCTGGAGTTCCATACTTGTTTCGCTCCTCGATTCTGTGGCACCGGTCTCTACCAAGACAAGAtgaccaaagaaatctactccatggtttactgacgaaacccgagatctcaagcaggcctgcaggaaaatggaacgAGCATGGCGTAAATCCAAACTGGAGGTTTTTCATCTTGCCTGGCATGATAGTGTACTAAACTATaagcgtgctctaaatactgctagaactgcatatttctccagcctaataaacaataataaacacaatcctagatttctctttaacactgtggctaaacttactcaaaaaccacagtcggtgagctgtgcaccctttaatgcaaattatttcttagatttcttttgcaataaaattgatgagatcagaattaaaattaactcatcatctctggcttcctcgtcAAACCTTGTCAAAAAATGTCCTGCTGCCGATTCTgagttagtctcagctctaaacactttaGAAAATAACTCCCTTCAGAtactgtctaaaattgtctcatcctctaaaccaactacctgcgtcctggacccctttccggcaaaactgtttaaagaactatggccagcactgggacctacaatgttaaatattgttaactcatctctcatgactggtgttgtcccttctagttttaagtctgctgtggttaagcctctacttaagaaaccacacctcgacccaggatcactaaacaactatcgaccagtatccaaccttcccttcttctcgaaagtcttagaaagagtcgtgtccgaacaactttcaggctacctactcaataataatctcctggaaccttttcagtcagcgttcagagcctgtcactccactgaaaccgcccttactaaagtggtaaatgacattctacttaccttagactctaactcgacctcagtgctcatgttactggatctcagcactgcatttgatactatagatcatggcatactgtcagacagacttgaaagtcaatttggcatctctggcctggctctagcctggctaaaatcatacctgtccgaaagaacacaatgtgtttcctacaatggtacgtcataaatttttactgctgtgaagtatggagttccccagggctctgttttgggccctttgctcttctctttatatatttcacctctcggccaaattattctgagctatggaatacatttccactgctatgcggacgacactcagctgtatgtgcccttaaaagctgatgacaaatcgcAAATCACGAAGCTAGagacctgcctatatgcagtgaagaagtggatgtcagaaaacttcctgctcctaaattcggaaaaaactgagatgctggtcatcgcccccgccagacagagacaccatgttgaccaggtgactgtaactctcgacaactgtgttatttctcaaagctcaaccgtcaagaatctaggtgttacttttgattctacactctcctttgatcagcacatcatagaaattaccaagatcgccttctaccacctgcgcaatatagctaaaattaggtccttcctaTCCACCGCGgacgcagagatcctgattcatgcctttgtttcgtctaggcttgattactgcaatgccttattttcaggtcttccacgcGAGAGCACCAAAAGtcttcaaatggttcagaatgctgcagccagagtcttaacacgtgcaagaaaatttgatcatattacaccaatcttagcatctctgcactggctcccagtgcatctaagatcagactttaaggtgctgctgatgacatacaaaactgtacacggccttgccccattgtacatgtcagatctcattaaaaccatatattccaactcgggcattacgctctcaaaattcagggctcctgatggttcccgggatcaaaaagaagtcagctggctgcagggctttttcctattgggctcctttcctctggaataacctcccagctgacatcagacaatctgtctctgttgacgcctttaaatctaaactcaaaactcacttctttgaTTTAGCCTTTACTTAGCCCTGATAAcaactgtaagcttcttcagtgggtcggtgtcagtctcaatgagttcctatagtactaaagttacactgtgctgccgacgagaaacaatctgttttttctgataaatactgcatttctctaacatttgtttttgttttctgttcccacaagctgcaagctgtgtcactctctatagctttctcctccccctcctcttctctctcctccttctctttctcctcctcccctctttctttcaggctcccgtCTGATGGACCAcagccccctgggaccatctaccatttccgggctcctgctgccttgaaatactgactgatctggatcgtcacaccccgggctctgctggatcattgctctcctctgcttcactatctcctcatatctttatttctgtaaatcttgatgactctctctgtctattactaattatcttgtgtggactgccctcttccaggtcaacatggtggacaggaggtcgtctggctcgggctccacttggtgatgcctcgtcctgctcggtcgtctcctggttccactaacgttgcataacttgtatcagatctttTGTTGATGtaccttgtaaactgtgaattgttgctcttttctgtacacgcaacatctattgcatgtctgtccgtcctggaagagggatccctcctctgtggctcttcctgaggtttcttccattgttttttttaccctgttaaaaggttttttttccatcaacatgtgaagtttttcctcactcgaatcgagggtctaaggacagaggatgttgttcactgtacagattgtaaagcccactgaggcaatgtgattgtgattttgggctatataaataaaattgatttgatttgatttgatttgtgtaTCTGTgatacatttacacacagactttttctttatattaaTCATTTGAATTTATTCTGAATACTTTGGAATGTTGCACTATTAGTTGGACAGAACAGCGTTGTGAATGTGTCACTTCGGGCCATGAGAGCATTTCCTGATTACACTTAAATCTTTTACTCAAGTTGAATGCGGGACTTTTACTAGTGACAAGATATTTTCAGTGTTGTACTAAAGTTTTtactttattgattttaaaatattcatcaaaAATAGAAATTCCAGCAaaaggtgtgtctcattcaaccagtATAGGAAGAAATGTGGCACTGATCTTGAGTCAATGGGTCAAATaacctggaagctattgaaaatATTTGCCCAAACATATCTCTATGCAAAGCAAATGGGATGGATCAGAGGTGAGATTTGACTTTGTGTTAAGGCCAAAATTATGTCTTCTGATACTGGTTGTATCAGACACACCTGTTTTTATGGATGTTGCCAATTCATCACAGGTCGAGTCTCATTTCGAAATCATCTAAAGCTCTGAGTCAATGGCTAGAGTCAAACgccaacccaaagcgtcagtatttgacgacctggAAATGAGACTTTCCAATAACTATCTTTCTCCATAATCACATTGGAAagttacatagtgttgctttaattaaGGCCGCACAAGAATATTCTGGCGCTCTTACTCTGAAAATACCACACCGGAAGTGTCTCTTCCGCTCCTCGGTGTCACGAAGGAGGTGTTGGGACAGACTCCTCGGCAGAAGAGCATCAATTAAGGTAAAGGTGGTGCTGGAAAAGTTGCTGGAGAAGCCCTGATGGTCGGAGCTTGTTCGCTGAGGAGTGGTTCAAGTTTTAGTTTGAGATATTTATAACTGATTATAACTTGACAGTCCTTCCGGAACCGACGGCTGCCTCCGACAGGAGACATTTAAGAGAGGAGCTAACACAAATCTGCGCATTCCTGAAGTTCTTTGACTGTCGAGTTGGCAGAGGTAATGTAACGTTAGCCTAACGgttgctagccagctagctgcTTCAACACAGACGTCCATTCATTTGCTTCTTGTGTCGAGTTCGCTCACCGCCGGCTTTAACGGAGAAGAGGGAAAACTAGCGTAATTACGGTTCCGTTAATGAGTAATTTTCCTTTACGAGCTGACATTTGACTTGTAGTGCAGCTAACGGTTAATTAGCTGAAAGGTTTGTGGGGTGGGAGGTCATTTTTACATCTCTGCCAGACGTGGCTGAGATGTAATGAAAGACTCTTTATTTTCTGCCAGGCTGTAACGGTGCGACTGGTACTGTAGCACTGACGAACCTCTACATGTTAAGACTGACCAGGATGAATGAAATGATTCAGGGGGAAGAAAACAAGCTAAAGTATTACTGACAGAGCTTTGCCAGTCTTTGGAGGTTATACTTTAAAAGTTGAGGCACTTAGCATAGTGAGACATGGACAGATGAATGGAAAGGCTCTGTTAACGCATCACTACAGGAATCCTTGATAAAAAGCAGCTGCTatgctcagatgagggcttgaaaagtgTTTCTATTTATTCGTCTTTGCTCTGTCGGCGGTGATACgctgtttctttcttgtgacaaatgtacttcgtgtaagtcactttggacaaaagagtCTGCTAAtttccctaaatgtaaatgtgtagtATAGGCTGCAATGACTGACTGTTTACATTAACAATTAGTCCGTCAGTTGTTTGCACAGTAAAAACCCAAAAGCTTTTAAGTAAACTGACTCAGGAAAAGCAGGAAATCCTCATAATTGAGCATCTGTATCAATATAGATtcacattttctgttgatcTATGAATTTATTAATTGACCATTCAGTGAGCAGAAATATTCAAACTGGGAACCTACTTAATATATCAAAAGAAGCCCAACTAACTTTTTACTGATGGAGTAAATATACACATGGAAGTTTTACGGTCCAAGTTTAGACCTTTATAGTGTAGTTTTGACCTATAGACTGGTCAGGCTGTGATACCAGTCGTTATCATTTCAGATTAAATAGTAGGCCTAGTGGTGTATTTGCCAGCTGATGAGTATCAAGAACGGTTAATGCAGAACTGCTCTTGCATAATGTGTCCACCATAAAGCACTGACAAATTGATTACTACTTTATAAATGTCCCACTCAGTATGTATCTTGGTCACACTTCTTCATCCAGTTTATTTATCCTCTGcatgcatttttttctgtgctctTTCCCTTCTACATATTTGCAGATGTTTCAGATAAAGAGAATCTGTTGCATTGGTGCTGGGTATGTAGGAGGCCCGACGTGTAGCGTGATCGCTCACATGTGTCCTGAGATCACAGTGACCGTCGTGGATGTCAATGAGTCCCGCATCAAAGCCTGGAACTCGGACACTCTGCCCATTTATGAGGTATCACATCTGTTTAATTAGTCAAAGAAAATGATATGATTTTATATTAACAAGAGCACTGGtatgctgtgtgtttttcccctaCATTCTTATCTGACTTTGGTGTTGGATATCATGAAGGAGTGGTCGGCTTCATTAGTGTAACTAAATAACAGTGCTGAAACAGTAGATGTAGCCAAGCAACCATCCTCCCAGTCATTGTTTTTGTGCAATATTACGCCACCATGGGCTGAATGAAACTTAAATTAGTTCCAGACTTGCAGCTTCTCTGCGTCAACCACAAGGTATTACATCATCATGACTAGCGTAAAGGGCAGTTACGGACCAGTCATTGAGAAGTTGCATTACATTCGTAACTGTTTGTGCTACGTTTGTCCTACACATTCACTGACAAACCCTCCCTGTCTCATTTTCCCATTTCCTTTCCCTCCAGCCGGGTCTGAAAGAGGTGGTTGAATCATGCCGAGGCAGaaatttatttttctccacaGACATTGACTCAGCCATCAGGGACGCAGACCTCGTCTTTATCTCTGTGAGTTAATCAGTtatccccacacacacattctgctgtttaaatacatttacGGCCCATAAATGAATTCATTATGAGGATTGTACTTCCTCGACAGGTGAACACCCCAACTAAGACCTATGGGATGGGGAAAGGTCGCGCAGCTGACCTCAAGTTCATCGAGGCGTGTGCTCGACGGATTGTCGAGGTGTCTGACGGCTACAAGATTGTCACAGAGAAGAGCACGGTCCCAGTCCGAGCTGCTGAGAGCATTAGACGGATATTCGATGCCAACACCAAGCCCAGCCTCAACCTGCAGGTGTGTAGCATTGCAGAAGTATAATAATCGAGAAGCATGTTCAGGTTCTGCAAGTTTCTAAATCGGTACTGCATCTGTAGGTGCTCTCAAACCCAGAGTTCCTTGCGGAGGGAACAGCTGTGCGAGACCTGAAGGAGCCAGACCGCGTCCTCATTGGTGGGGACGAAACAGCCGAAGGGCAAAGAGCGATCAGAGCGCTTTGTGCCGTGTATGAGCACTGGGTGCCCCAAGCACGGATCATCACCACCAACACGTGGTCTTCAGAGCTGTCTAAACTGGTTAGTTTAGCtgctattattattttttttcaatttttgaTTTTCAGTTAATTGGCCGAATTAAAGGGGCTTTCTGTTACAAATTTATTGCAATTTATATCTGTTAATCGCTTTTTTTATTGACCACTTGTGAGCAAATCTTAAGATGATGTGAGACCTTGGCCGTCTTTCTCGGTTGTCTATACAAGTCTGTAGATTATtcgtttaagttgtttaatgctgctgaaTGGCTTTATTCACTTTCTCAAGTGTCTTGTCTCACACGACTACAACGATCGGTTATCAGAATAGTTGCTGATTGATTTTCTCTTGATTATTGGATCACTCGCcttattgttttctttgtgtttctttaaatggCCTTTACAATTTTTGCAGAAGTCATAAGCACAATCTAAATTGGTAACTatggtgcatgtgtgtttgtgtaggcaGCCAATGCTTTCCTGGCACAGCGAATCAGCAGCATCAACAGTATCAGCGCTCTGTGCGAAGCCACAGGAGCCGATGTGGAGGAGGTAGCCAAGGCAATTGGTATGGATCAGAGAATAGGGAGCAAGTTCCTCAAGGCCAGCGTAGGTAAGACACAAACCCAGAGGATGTTTCAGGTGAGCATCTGTGTACATTTTTAACCAGTTAAtaagtcttcttcttctctgactcACTGTCCAGGTTTTGGTGGAAGCTGCTTCCAGAAGGATGTGCTGAATTTGGTGTATCTCTGTGAGGCCCTCAACCTGCCTGAAGTGGCCTCCTACTGGCAGCAGGTGAGACACCTCGCAGCACCTTTTTCCCCCCCCTGACTGTCTCTGCGTGCTGTATTCACCTCATATTTGCTCTCTGTTTGTCATTTCCTCAGGTGATTGACATGAACGAGTACCAAAGGCGGCGGTTTGCCTGCAGGATAATCGACTGCCTCTTCAACACTGTCACCGGTAAAAAGATCGCTCTGCTGGGCTTCTCTTTCAAAAAAGACACAGGCGACACAAGGTTGGTCTCATTTCATGTTGTTCATTTTTCTCACACCCTTGTAGAATCATGTCACCTCCCAGTTCTTTCTTTCCAACTGCTTTTATGTGAATCAGTAACCTGGCATTGCGTGTGTGAGAAGCCTCAAGAGCTTCCATAGTGTTTAATCTTTGTGCATAGAAAATCTGCAGCGTCACTGTGATCACAACATCCTGGGGTGAACTATGGCCCTGATCAGAGTTGACattagattgtgtgtttgtgttgcaactCCAGGGAGTCGTCCAGTATCTACATCTCTAAATATCTGATGGACGAGGGTGCCAAGCTGTTCATCTATGACCCTAAAGTTCTCAAGGAGCAAATCATTCATGACCTTTCCCAGCCCAACATCTCCGAGGACAACCcagaaagaggtgtgtgtgtataatataatataatatgatataatataatttacATCAGTATGTTTTCATTGTGTATAATGACCTGAAACTAGGATcatacacactggacctttttttaaatccagtGCTTCCTGTGCAACCCACAATAAAATCAGCTATTTTGTCAATCAGTATTTAAGTCATTCTAAAGGACTATttgccattttaaaaaaaaatcacaggtTCCAGCTCCTTaaattatgaatatttgctggttttGTTAGCCTTCAGTGATCCTTTGATGCTGGCTTTTAAACTGTCTTCTGAAGATTTATAAACCAAGTGATTGGGAGTATAACTGGCAGCTTAATcactaattaaaataatttagtTGCAGCCTTTGATAAAAGATTGTTTTTTGCTCATCATTCAGCGATCCATTTGTGCGACACTTTACGTTGACATTGTGAAACAAATTTGAATTAGGATAACCCAAGTATTTCCCAgttttttcaaattatttatAACTGTCTTTCATAGATCAGACACTCAGCTGAAAGTTGGTTTTCAATGCTAAGCTGTGGTGATCACTTCTAACTCTTTACTAacacacttttctttctcttagTATCAGAGCTGGTGACTGTGACCTCAGACCCTTATGAAGCCTGTCAGAGTGCACATGCGCTGGTCATCTGCACTGAGTGGGACATGTTTAAGGTCTGGATCACTCCttctcatcatcttcatcagtagtttgtttttaaaaaactttaagTCATCATACCCCTCTAATCTGACCACAGGAACTGGACTATGAGAAGATTTACAAGAAGATGCTGAAGCCGGCCTTTATATTTGATGGCCGCAGAGTGCTGGACCACCTCCACGCTCCCCTGCAGGACATCGGCTTCCAGGTGAGCAGACAGGAGGCAGACCATACCAGCGCTGTACCCAATGTCATTTTTTCACGTTCGAAAATTCGACTGAGGTTTTCAAATGCAGCTTTGAATTTCTGTTGtcatattaaaaaagaaaaaaaaatgtatcctcAATTTGAATAAAGTGATTCTTCAAATTCCCTGGTTGTCATATACTGAcatcaacaatcaactgtctttctctAGAAGCTTTGACTCAAATTGTTTTTTGACAGCAatgaaaatgttgctttaaaagttAAACACAAACAAGTACGGACTGAAACTGAATATCTTGTTGGATCAAAACATGTTAATTTTGGACGGCATTTatagttttttaataaatgtgaaaatggtctGAAGTTAATAAAAACGTTTGGCTCACAAGTGGGTAACTATCCTACTCCACTACCATGGGAAACTATTTCTACAAATACTAATAATATTAGTATATTCTAATCTTTATCTGCAACTGTGAAGAAATACCAGCTTTAGACTAAAttacttaacaaaaaaaaaagctgcacatCTCATATAGAATTAAAATAATATCTTTGGTTTGGAACTGAGGCAGATATTTGGGGAACAACTGCTGATCAGATTCTattattttgctgctttttgtgtCCACAGATCGAGACCATCGGTAAGAAAGTGGCTGCGACACGGATCCCTTACACCCCGGCAGCTGTGTGTCCTCGCATCACTGCCACAGAACCTCCCCCGAAGAAAGCCAAAGCCTAAAACTCTtctcacgcgcacacacgcaacACATTCCTCtctcagccttttttttctttttaattgctGGTGAAACATTTCATTCAGGTCCAACCccctctgctgctgtgctcaCCTCATCATCAACTAATTGCTCCCCTGCAGTAGGTTGAACGAGAGGAAGACGTTGAGTGAATGTGCTTAATGAATGAGTTCGACTCCCTGGAGGAAGTTTAGTGATAAACCAtccagacacagaaacagtttattttatacattttactgTCAGGAAGCATCTATCAACCTAACATTTCAGATGCGTGTATCAGTGTGTCAGCAATTTAAACACTATTAACTAAATCTGCTTTCTTACagtacatatatacatgtaatcTTGTATCGTTGCAAAAGCGCAAAATTTTATACTATTTTTGCAGATATTTTTATAAATCATCTTACTGTATGTTAATCAGTATTTGTCCTCTGCATCAATGATTGTTTACTGAAAGCGACCATGCaataaaatgtgatgtgtgTCCTTTAAATTGTGCCTGTTGATTTATTCAAATCAAtgtagaaaaataataaaagtgacacaaaaatgaaaaccagAAGATGTGGACTGATGAGTTTTAATTCtttaaatacaaatgtaaatttttaaagatttaatttaCCTAAACAACCAGTGTGTAAGACAAACGAACAGGTGGGAAATATTTTGATTATGTTAGAAAAAGTATAGTTTGAACCCAAATTGGCACAGAGACA from Sparus aurata chromosome 1, fSpaAur1.1, whole genome shotgun sequence encodes the following:
- the ugdh gene encoding UDP-glucose 6-dehydrogenase → MFQIKRICCIGAGYVGGPTCSVIAHMCPEITVTVVDVNESRIKAWNSDTLPIYEPGLKEVVESCRGRNLFFSTDIDSAIRDADLVFISVNTPTKTYGMGKGRAADLKFIEACARRIVEVSDGYKIVTEKSTVPVRAAESIRRIFDANTKPSLNLQVLSNPEFLAEGTAVRDLKEPDRVLIGGDETAEGQRAIRALCAVYEHWVPQARIITTNTWSSELSKLAANAFLAQRISSINSISALCEATGADVEEVAKAIGMDQRIGSKFLKASVGFGGSCFQKDVLNLVYLCEALNLPEVASYWQQVIDMNEYQRRRFACRIIDCLFNTVTGKKIALLGFSFKKDTGDTRESSSIYISKYLMDEGAKLFIYDPKVLKEQIIHDLSQPNISEDNPERVSELVTVTSDPYEACQSAHALVICTEWDMFKELDYEKIYKKMLKPAFIFDGRRVLDHLHAPLQDIGFQIETIGKKVAATRIPYTPAAVCPRITATEPPPKKAKA